The sequence below is a genomic window from Phycisphaerales bacterium AB-hyl4.
CATCTTCATCACCGATGCTGTGTTCGCCCGCCTCACGCTCAGGCTCACGCGGGCTTGTATCGCCTTGGCGTTGACCGTCGGTGTGTCCGGCATTTCGGACAGCCCATGCAGGTGCAGGTAGCTCATCCAGATTGACCGGCTCGCTCGCGTTCAGTGCCAACGCTTCACGAGCACACAGACGCCCGACGTGATGTTCGGCGTCGTCGTGGTCGACGTGTCCCTGCTCCACATCGGCGGCGGTCTGCTCGATGTCGCTCGCCAGCTTGTGCCAGCGCTGCACGGTGACGGTGCGGGTGGGTGGTTGTTTCGTCATGGCTTCATTGCCTTTGTCCGTGGTCGTGGTACGTGGTCGGTTGCTTCACCTTCACCCGGTCGCCCGCGCCGTGCCCTACGTGGTCGGGTGGTCGGTGCCCCCTATAAGGGGCACCACCCCCAACGTGGGGGCACGTGGTCACGTGGTCGGGTACGTGGTCGATGACTCGCCGACCACGCCCTTTTCGTCGTGCTGGGACAGTTGATATTCACGGGTCTTATTGCCTCTGACTTCCACGTCGTTGGCGATCAGTTGACCGTCGGCGTACAGCTTGCCGATCAGTCGTTCGGCTCGGTCACGGCTCAGCCCGGTGTGGTTGCGGATCGCCCTTGCGGTCAGCGGCCCTGTCTGTAACGCCTTCGTGATGGCGTCCAACCCTTCGGCGTCGCGCTTGTCCTGTTTTTCCTCGCTTTGTGACTTCCGGCCCTTGAGCGCTTGCGTGTCAAGATCGTGCGCCCGCTGCCATGTAGGGAACTCCCACCGCAAGCCGACCGGATCAACGGGGGCGAATGACCGAACAGCAGCTTCCAGCACGATGCAGCCGGGTTCCTCATGTGGGCGGAGCACAAGGTGCGAGTCTGCCGCCCGGCTCTGTGCTCCAGCGCCCGCCCCCACGTCCGTTACCGATTTCTCGCCCTGGTTGCCCTTAGATGAATGGTGAATCACCACCCACGCCGCCCGTGTTTGTGCCGCGTAGTGGTCCAGTTGGTTGTAGAGGCTCATCACATCGGCGTTGCTGTTCTCATTCATGCCGGGGGGAATGAAGCGATACCACGCGTCCGCGATGATGGCCGAGTAGTGCCCAGCCTCGATGCGGCCGATGTAGGGTTGCAGGCTGGCGATTGACACGCCCAGCCCTCGAAGCGAAAGCACGTCCAGCTTGTCGGCGTACTCTGTCGCCTCGATATGCTTCGCCTCGGCCACCTTCGGGATGCGGTGGGCGATGGTCGGCGGGTGTAGCTCGTTGTCGATGAGCAGCACCGGGCCGGCGTGACACTGAAACTCCGTCAACCACCATTGCCCGGTGATGATGGATAGGGCAAGGTCGTATGCCAGCCACGACTTGCCGACTTTGGGTGAAGCGATAATGTTGCAGGTTTCCCCACGTCGCAGTAGTCCCTCGATTACGGGTGGGTTCAGCTTCGGGTTTTGCTGGCGAAGGGTGCCGAACGCTACTACCTCGACGGGCGGGGTATCGTCGGGCGCGTCTGCCATCTTCGGAACATCCGATGATGCGCTTCGCCGACTCGTACCTCGCATGTCGTTGCCGACGATCTTCGCCTCTCTCGGCGTTCCGTTTCTCCCGGCCGAGTTGACCTTATCGACGATCTCCGTATCCGTCAGCGGTTCGGGGTTGCGAGCGTTCCAGTCCCGCATCAGCCGGAGCGCGTCTTCGTGGTGCAGCGTTTCGCCGTTTTCATTGACGAACGCGAGAATATGCCCAGCCAAGCGGAACGCGCCGTTATCGCGGTCGCCGGTGATCTTCGGCTCGGCGTTGGCAACGTACCGCTCTGCTGCTGCGAGTAGCTTGGCGTAGGTGTCGCCGTTGCTGGCGACGGTGCGGATTGCTGGCGCATCTGTAAGATTCTTACAGTTGGGTTCCTTGAGGCCGACGCCCATGTGCTCGCGCATGATCTTGTCGATTTC
It includes:
- a CDS encoding AAA family ATPase, yielding MKTIPNRQAEIDKIMREHMGVGLKEPNCKNLTDAPAIRTVASNGDTYAKLLAAAERYVANAEPKITGDRDNGAFRLAGHILAFVNENGETLHHEDALRLMRDWNARNPEPLTDTEIVDKVNSAGRNGTPREAKIVGNDMRGTSRRSASSDVPKMADAPDDTPPVEVVAFGTLRQQNPKLNPPVIEGLLRRGETCNIIASPKVGKSWLAYDLALSIITGQWWLTEFQCHAGPVLLIDNELHPPTIAHRIPKVAEAKHIEATEYADKLDVLSLRGLGVSIASLQPYIGRIEAGHYSAIIADAWYRFIPPGMNENSNADVMSLYNQLDHYAAQTRAAWVVIHHSSKGNQGEKSVTDVGAGAGAQSRAADSHLVLRPHEEPGCIVLEAAVRSFAPVDPVGLRWEFPTWQRAHDLDTQALKGRKSQSEEKQDKRDAEGLDAITKALQTGPLTARAIRNHTGLSRDRAERLIGKLYADGQLIANDVEVRGNKTREYQLSQHDEKGVVGESSTTYPTT